One genomic window of Misgurnus anguillicaudatus chromosome 12, ASM2758022v2, whole genome shotgun sequence includes the following:
- the arfip2b gene encoding arfaptin-2b isoform X1 → MADSMMSKAATMEIPINSNGDSRTMAEDDSLEQATKIHWSLKEKVGSPLGHRDLQQVMVSGPNLNETSIVSGGYGGTTEGIIPTSSIKGPAIRLNTNFVGNRRIPNEGQGSNMHLTNSSSSITADEATRGVAVEKFDIVKKWGLNTYKCTKQMISERFGRGSRTVDLELEAQIEVLRETKRKYENVLRLARDLTNHFYSMVQTQHALGDTFADLSQKSPELRDEFGYNAETQKLLCKNGETLLGAINFFVSSINTLVNKTMEDTLMTIKLYENARLEFDAYRADLEELNLGPRDAVTIARIEAAQQQYQIHKDKYERLRSDVTIKIKFLDENKVKVMHKQLLLFHNAISAYFAGNQQQLEQTLKQFNIKLKPPGADKPSWLEEQ, encoded by the exons ATGGCGGACAGTATGATGAGCAAAGCAGCCACAATGGAGATTCCCATTAACAGTAATGGGGACTCTAGGACCATGGCAGAAGATGACAGTCTGGAGCAG GCTACAAAGATTCATTGGAGCTTAAAAGAGAAGGTAGGGAGTCCCCTAGGCCACAGG GATTTACAGCAGGTCATGGTGTCTGGGCCCAACCTTAATGAGACCAGCATTGTATCAGGTGGTTATGGAGGCACAACAGAGGGCATCATTCCAACCAGCTCCATCAAAG GCCCTGCCATCCGTCTTAACACAAACTTTGTGGGCAACAGACGCATTCCAAACGAAGGACAAG GTTCCAACATGCACCTTACCAATAGCAGTTCATCCATCACAGCAGATGAGGCCACGAGAGGAGTTGCTGTGGAGAAGTTTGACATTGTAAAGAAGTGGGGCCTGAACACTTACAAG TGCACCAAACAGATGATCTCTGAGAGGTTTGGCCGCGGCTCGCGTACGGTAGATCTGGAGCTGGAGGCTCAGATTGAGGTTTTGCGGGAAACCAAACGAAAGTACGAGAATGTGCTACGTTTAGCGCGAGACCTAACCAACCACTTTTACAGCATGGTGCAGACGCAGCACGCCCTCGGTGACACTTTTGCAGACCTCAGTCAGAAGTCTCCAGAACTTCGG GATGAGTTTGGCTACAATGCAGAAACACAGAAGCTGTTGTGCAAGAATGGAGAGACACTACTGGGCGCCATCAACTTCTTTGTGTCCAGCATTAACACACTGGTAAACAAGACAATGGAAGACACACTAATGACCATCAAGTTGTATGAGAATGCCAG GCTGGAGTTTGATGCATACAGGGCAGATCTAGAGGAGCTTAACTTGGGCCCACGGGATGCTGTTACCATAGCTCGTATCGAAGCTGCTCAGCAGCAGTATCAGATCCACAAGGACAAATATGAACGTCTCCGGAGTGATGTCACAATCAAGATCAAGTTCCTGGATGAAAATAAG GTCAAAGTGATGCACAAACAGCTTCTTCTGTTCCATAATGCCATCTCTGCCTATTTTGCTGGAAACCAGCAGCAGCTGGAACAGACCCTCAAGCAGTTCAACATTAAACTCAAACCACCAGGGGCCGACAAGCCCTCCTGGCTGGAAGAACAGTGA
- the arfip2b gene encoding arfaptin-2b isoform X8, with product MADSMMSKAATMEIPINSNGDSRTMAEDDSLEQATKIHWSLKEKVGSPLGHRDLQQVMVSGPNLNETSIVSGGYGGTTEGIIPTSSIKGPAIRLNTNFVGNRRIPNEGQDLRMKSRDVSIAPSQTAACRIASQSEDIPGIPKSAGRSLHYNSSSSITADEATRGVAVEKFDIVKKWGLNTYKCTKQMISERFGRGSRTVDLELEAQIEVLRETKRKYENVLRLARDLTNHFYSMVQTQHALGDTFADLSQKSPELRDEFGYNAETQKLLCKNGETLLGAINFFVSSINTLVNKTMEDTLMTIKLYENARLEFDAYRADLEELNLGPRDAVTIARIEAAQQQYQIHKDKYERLRSDVTIKIKFLDENKVKVMHKQLLLFHNAISAYFAGNQQQLEQTLKQFNIKLKPPGADKPSWLEEQ from the exons ATGGCGGACAGTATGATGAGCAAAGCAGCCACAATGGAGATTCCCATTAACAGTAATGGGGACTCTAGGACCATGGCAGAAGATGACAGTCTGGAGCAG GCTACAAAGATTCATTGGAGCTTAAAAGAGAAGGTAGGGAGTCCCCTAGGCCACAGG GATTTACAGCAGGTCATGGTGTCTGGGCCCAACCTTAATGAGACCAGCATTGTATCAGGTGGTTATGGAGGCACAACAGAGGGCATCATTCCAACCAGCTCCATCAAAG GCCCTGCCATCCGTCTTAACACAAACTTTGTGGGCAACAGACGCATTCCAAACGAAGGACAAG ACCTGCGAATGAAGTCCAGGGATGTTAGCATTGCCCCAAGCCAGACTGCAGCCTGCCGAATAGCCAGCCAATCAGAAGACATCCCAGGTATCCCAAAGAGTGCTGGAAGATCCCTTCATTA CAATAGCAGTTCATCCATCACAGCAGATGAGGCCACGAGAGGAGTTGCTGTGGAGAAGTTTGACATTGTAAAGAAGTGGGGCCTGAACACTTACAAG TGCACCAAACAGATGATCTCTGAGAGGTTTGGCCGCGGCTCGCGTACGGTAGATCTGGAGCTGGAGGCTCAGATTGAGGTTTTGCGGGAAACCAAACGAAAGTACGAGAATGTGCTACGTTTAGCGCGAGACCTAACCAACCACTTTTACAGCATGGTGCAGACGCAGCACGCCCTCGGTGACACTTTTGCAGACCTCAGTCAGAAGTCTCCAGAACTTCGG GATGAGTTTGGCTACAATGCAGAAACACAGAAGCTGTTGTGCAAGAATGGAGAGACACTACTGGGCGCCATCAACTTCTTTGTGTCCAGCATTAACACACTGGTAAACAAGACAATGGAAGACACACTAATGACCATCAAGTTGTATGAGAATGCCAG GCTGGAGTTTGATGCATACAGGGCAGATCTAGAGGAGCTTAACTTGGGCCCACGGGATGCTGTTACCATAGCTCGTATCGAAGCTGCTCAGCAGCAGTATCAGATCCACAAGGACAAATATGAACGTCTCCGGAGTGATGTCACAATCAAGATCAAGTTCCTGGATGAAAATAAG GTCAAAGTGATGCACAAACAGCTTCTTCTGTTCCATAATGCCATCTCTGCCTATTTTGCTGGAAACCAGCAGCAGCTGGAACAGACCCTCAAGCAGTTCAACATTAAACTCAAACCACCAGGGGCCGACAAGCCCTCCTGGCTGGAAGAACAGTGA
- the arfip2b gene encoding arfaptin-2b isoform X3, whose protein sequence is MADSMMSKAATMEIPINSNGDSRTMAEDDSLEQDLQQVMVSGPNLNETSIVSGGYGGTTEGIIPTSSIKGPAIRLNTNFVGNRRIPNEGQGSNMHLTNSSSSITADEATRGVAVEKFDIVKKWGLNTYKCTKQMISERFGRGSRTVDLELEAQIEVLRETKRKYENVLRLARDLTNHFYSMVQTQHALGDTFADLSQKSPELRDEFGYNAETQKLLCKNGETLLGAINFFVSSINTLVNKTMEDTLMTIKLYENARLEFDAYRADLEELNLGPRDAVTIARIEAAQQQYQIHKDKYERLRSDVTIKIKFLDENKVKVMHKQLLLFHNAISAYFAGNQQQLEQTLKQFNIKLKPPGADKPSWLEEQ, encoded by the exons ATGGCGGACAGTATGATGAGCAAAGCAGCCACAATGGAGATTCCCATTAACAGTAATGGGGACTCTAGGACCATGGCAGAAGATGACAGTCTGGAGCAG GATTTACAGCAGGTCATGGTGTCTGGGCCCAACCTTAATGAGACCAGCATTGTATCAGGTGGTTATGGAGGCACAACAGAGGGCATCATTCCAACCAGCTCCATCAAAG GCCCTGCCATCCGTCTTAACACAAACTTTGTGGGCAACAGACGCATTCCAAACGAAGGACAAG GTTCCAACATGCACCTTACCAATAGCAGTTCATCCATCACAGCAGATGAGGCCACGAGAGGAGTTGCTGTGGAGAAGTTTGACATTGTAAAGAAGTGGGGCCTGAACACTTACAAG TGCACCAAACAGATGATCTCTGAGAGGTTTGGCCGCGGCTCGCGTACGGTAGATCTGGAGCTGGAGGCTCAGATTGAGGTTTTGCGGGAAACCAAACGAAAGTACGAGAATGTGCTACGTTTAGCGCGAGACCTAACCAACCACTTTTACAGCATGGTGCAGACGCAGCACGCCCTCGGTGACACTTTTGCAGACCTCAGTCAGAAGTCTCCAGAACTTCGG GATGAGTTTGGCTACAATGCAGAAACACAGAAGCTGTTGTGCAAGAATGGAGAGACACTACTGGGCGCCATCAACTTCTTTGTGTCCAGCATTAACACACTGGTAAACAAGACAATGGAAGACACACTAATGACCATCAAGTTGTATGAGAATGCCAG GCTGGAGTTTGATGCATACAGGGCAGATCTAGAGGAGCTTAACTTGGGCCCACGGGATGCTGTTACCATAGCTCGTATCGAAGCTGCTCAGCAGCAGTATCAGATCCACAAGGACAAATATGAACGTCTCCGGAGTGATGTCACAATCAAGATCAAGTTCCTGGATGAAAATAAG GTCAAAGTGATGCACAAACAGCTTCTTCTGTTCCATAATGCCATCTCTGCCTATTTTGCTGGAAACCAGCAGCAGCTGGAACAGACCCTCAAGCAGTTCAACATTAAACTCAAACCACCAGGGGCCGACAAGCCCTCCTGGCTGGAAGAACAGTGA
- the arfip2b gene encoding arfaptin-2b isoform X6, protein MADSMMSKAATMEIPINSNGDSRTMAEDDSLEQDLQQVMVSGPNLNETSIVSGGYGGTTEGIIPTSSIKGSNMHLTNSSSSITADEATRGVAVEKFDIVKKWGLNTYKCTKQMISERFGRGSRTVDLELEAQIEVLRETKRKYENVLRLARDLTNHFYSMVQTQHALGDTFADLSQKSPELRDEFGYNAETQKLLCKNGETLLGAINFFVSSINTLVNKTMEDTLMTIKLYENARLEFDAYRADLEELNLGPRDAVTIARIEAAQQQYQIHKDKYERLRSDVTIKIKFLDENKVKVMHKQLLLFHNAISAYFAGNQQQLEQTLKQFNIKLKPPGADKPSWLEEQ, encoded by the exons ATGGCGGACAGTATGATGAGCAAAGCAGCCACAATGGAGATTCCCATTAACAGTAATGGGGACTCTAGGACCATGGCAGAAGATGACAGTCTGGAGCAG GATTTACAGCAGGTCATGGTGTCTGGGCCCAACCTTAATGAGACCAGCATTGTATCAGGTGGTTATGGAGGCACAACAGAGGGCATCATTCCAACCAGCTCCATCAAAG GTTCCAACATGCACCTTACCAATAGCAGTTCATCCATCACAGCAGATGAGGCCACGAGAGGAGTTGCTGTGGAGAAGTTTGACATTGTAAAGAAGTGGGGCCTGAACACTTACAAG TGCACCAAACAGATGATCTCTGAGAGGTTTGGCCGCGGCTCGCGTACGGTAGATCTGGAGCTGGAGGCTCAGATTGAGGTTTTGCGGGAAACCAAACGAAAGTACGAGAATGTGCTACGTTTAGCGCGAGACCTAACCAACCACTTTTACAGCATGGTGCAGACGCAGCACGCCCTCGGTGACACTTTTGCAGACCTCAGTCAGAAGTCTCCAGAACTTCGG GATGAGTTTGGCTACAATGCAGAAACACAGAAGCTGTTGTGCAAGAATGGAGAGACACTACTGGGCGCCATCAACTTCTTTGTGTCCAGCATTAACACACTGGTAAACAAGACAATGGAAGACACACTAATGACCATCAAGTTGTATGAGAATGCCAG GCTGGAGTTTGATGCATACAGGGCAGATCTAGAGGAGCTTAACTTGGGCCCACGGGATGCTGTTACCATAGCTCGTATCGAAGCTGCTCAGCAGCAGTATCAGATCCACAAGGACAAATATGAACGTCTCCGGAGTGATGTCACAATCAAGATCAAGTTCCTGGATGAAAATAAG GTCAAAGTGATGCACAAACAGCTTCTTCTGTTCCATAATGCCATCTCTGCCTATTTTGCTGGAAACCAGCAGCAGCTGGAACAGACCCTCAAGCAGTTCAACATTAAACTCAAACCACCAGGGGCCGACAAGCCCTCCTGGCTGGAAGAACAGTGA
- the arfip2b gene encoding arfaptin-2b isoform X2, translating into MADSMMSKAATMEIPINSNGDSRTMAEDDSLEQATKIHWSLKEKDLQQVMVSGPNLNETSIVSGGYGGTTEGIIPTSSIKGPAIRLNTNFVGNRRIPNEGQGSNMHLTNSSSSITADEATRGVAVEKFDIVKKWGLNTYKCTKQMISERFGRGSRTVDLELEAQIEVLRETKRKYENVLRLARDLTNHFYSMVQTQHALGDTFADLSQKSPELRDEFGYNAETQKLLCKNGETLLGAINFFVSSINTLVNKTMEDTLMTIKLYENARLEFDAYRADLEELNLGPRDAVTIARIEAAQQQYQIHKDKYERLRSDVTIKIKFLDENKVKVMHKQLLLFHNAISAYFAGNQQQLEQTLKQFNIKLKPPGADKPSWLEEQ; encoded by the exons ATGGCGGACAGTATGATGAGCAAAGCAGCCACAATGGAGATTCCCATTAACAGTAATGGGGACTCTAGGACCATGGCAGAAGATGACAGTCTGGAGCAG GCTACAAAGATTCATTGGAGCTTAAAAGAGAAG GATTTACAGCAGGTCATGGTGTCTGGGCCCAACCTTAATGAGACCAGCATTGTATCAGGTGGTTATGGAGGCACAACAGAGGGCATCATTCCAACCAGCTCCATCAAAG GCCCTGCCATCCGTCTTAACACAAACTTTGTGGGCAACAGACGCATTCCAAACGAAGGACAAG GTTCCAACATGCACCTTACCAATAGCAGTTCATCCATCACAGCAGATGAGGCCACGAGAGGAGTTGCTGTGGAGAAGTTTGACATTGTAAAGAAGTGGGGCCTGAACACTTACAAG TGCACCAAACAGATGATCTCTGAGAGGTTTGGCCGCGGCTCGCGTACGGTAGATCTGGAGCTGGAGGCTCAGATTGAGGTTTTGCGGGAAACCAAACGAAAGTACGAGAATGTGCTACGTTTAGCGCGAGACCTAACCAACCACTTTTACAGCATGGTGCAGACGCAGCACGCCCTCGGTGACACTTTTGCAGACCTCAGTCAGAAGTCTCCAGAACTTCGG GATGAGTTTGGCTACAATGCAGAAACACAGAAGCTGTTGTGCAAGAATGGAGAGACACTACTGGGCGCCATCAACTTCTTTGTGTCCAGCATTAACACACTGGTAAACAAGACAATGGAAGACACACTAATGACCATCAAGTTGTATGAGAATGCCAG GCTGGAGTTTGATGCATACAGGGCAGATCTAGAGGAGCTTAACTTGGGCCCACGGGATGCTGTTACCATAGCTCGTATCGAAGCTGCTCAGCAGCAGTATCAGATCCACAAGGACAAATATGAACGTCTCCGGAGTGATGTCACAATCAAGATCAAGTTCCTGGATGAAAATAAG GTCAAAGTGATGCACAAACAGCTTCTTCTGTTCCATAATGCCATCTCTGCCTATTTTGCTGGAAACCAGCAGCAGCTGGAACAGACCCTCAAGCAGTTCAACATTAAACTCAAACCACCAGGGGCCGACAAGCCCTCCTGGCTGGAAGAACAGTGA
- the arfip2b gene encoding arfaptin-2b isoform X4 yields the protein MADSMMSKAATMEIPINSNGDSRTMAEDDSLEQATKIHWSLKEKVGSPLGHRDLQQVMVSGPNLNETSIVSGGYGGTTEGIIPTSSIKGSNMHLTNSSSSITADEATRGVAVEKFDIVKKWGLNTYKCTKQMISERFGRGSRTVDLELEAQIEVLRETKRKYENVLRLARDLTNHFYSMVQTQHALGDTFADLSQKSPELRDEFGYNAETQKLLCKNGETLLGAINFFVSSINTLVNKTMEDTLMTIKLYENARLEFDAYRADLEELNLGPRDAVTIARIEAAQQQYQIHKDKYERLRSDVTIKIKFLDENKVKVMHKQLLLFHNAISAYFAGNQQQLEQTLKQFNIKLKPPGADKPSWLEEQ from the exons ATGGCGGACAGTATGATGAGCAAAGCAGCCACAATGGAGATTCCCATTAACAGTAATGGGGACTCTAGGACCATGGCAGAAGATGACAGTCTGGAGCAG GCTACAAAGATTCATTGGAGCTTAAAAGAGAAGGTAGGGAGTCCCCTAGGCCACAGG GATTTACAGCAGGTCATGGTGTCTGGGCCCAACCTTAATGAGACCAGCATTGTATCAGGTGGTTATGGAGGCACAACAGAGGGCATCATTCCAACCAGCTCCATCAAAG GTTCCAACATGCACCTTACCAATAGCAGTTCATCCATCACAGCAGATGAGGCCACGAGAGGAGTTGCTGTGGAGAAGTTTGACATTGTAAAGAAGTGGGGCCTGAACACTTACAAG TGCACCAAACAGATGATCTCTGAGAGGTTTGGCCGCGGCTCGCGTACGGTAGATCTGGAGCTGGAGGCTCAGATTGAGGTTTTGCGGGAAACCAAACGAAAGTACGAGAATGTGCTACGTTTAGCGCGAGACCTAACCAACCACTTTTACAGCATGGTGCAGACGCAGCACGCCCTCGGTGACACTTTTGCAGACCTCAGTCAGAAGTCTCCAGAACTTCGG GATGAGTTTGGCTACAATGCAGAAACACAGAAGCTGTTGTGCAAGAATGGAGAGACACTACTGGGCGCCATCAACTTCTTTGTGTCCAGCATTAACACACTGGTAAACAAGACAATGGAAGACACACTAATGACCATCAAGTTGTATGAGAATGCCAG GCTGGAGTTTGATGCATACAGGGCAGATCTAGAGGAGCTTAACTTGGGCCCACGGGATGCTGTTACCATAGCTCGTATCGAAGCTGCTCAGCAGCAGTATCAGATCCACAAGGACAAATATGAACGTCTCCGGAGTGATGTCACAATCAAGATCAAGTTCCTGGATGAAAATAAG GTCAAAGTGATGCACAAACAGCTTCTTCTGTTCCATAATGCCATCTCTGCCTATTTTGCTGGAAACCAGCAGCAGCTGGAACAGACCCTCAAGCAGTTCAACATTAAACTCAAACCACCAGGGGCCGACAAGCCCTCCTGGCTGGAAGAACAGTGA
- the arfip2b gene encoding arfaptin-2b isoform X5, with translation MADSMMSKAATMEIPINSNGDSRTMAEDDSLEQATKIHWSLKEKDLQQVMVSGPNLNETSIVSGGYGGTTEGIIPTSSIKGSNMHLTNSSSSITADEATRGVAVEKFDIVKKWGLNTYKCTKQMISERFGRGSRTVDLELEAQIEVLRETKRKYENVLRLARDLTNHFYSMVQTQHALGDTFADLSQKSPELRDEFGYNAETQKLLCKNGETLLGAINFFVSSINTLVNKTMEDTLMTIKLYENARLEFDAYRADLEELNLGPRDAVTIARIEAAQQQYQIHKDKYERLRSDVTIKIKFLDENKVKVMHKQLLLFHNAISAYFAGNQQQLEQTLKQFNIKLKPPGADKPSWLEEQ, from the exons ATGGCGGACAGTATGATGAGCAAAGCAGCCACAATGGAGATTCCCATTAACAGTAATGGGGACTCTAGGACCATGGCAGAAGATGACAGTCTGGAGCAG GCTACAAAGATTCATTGGAGCTTAAAAGAGAAG GATTTACAGCAGGTCATGGTGTCTGGGCCCAACCTTAATGAGACCAGCATTGTATCAGGTGGTTATGGAGGCACAACAGAGGGCATCATTCCAACCAGCTCCATCAAAG GTTCCAACATGCACCTTACCAATAGCAGTTCATCCATCACAGCAGATGAGGCCACGAGAGGAGTTGCTGTGGAGAAGTTTGACATTGTAAAGAAGTGGGGCCTGAACACTTACAAG TGCACCAAACAGATGATCTCTGAGAGGTTTGGCCGCGGCTCGCGTACGGTAGATCTGGAGCTGGAGGCTCAGATTGAGGTTTTGCGGGAAACCAAACGAAAGTACGAGAATGTGCTACGTTTAGCGCGAGACCTAACCAACCACTTTTACAGCATGGTGCAGACGCAGCACGCCCTCGGTGACACTTTTGCAGACCTCAGTCAGAAGTCTCCAGAACTTCGG GATGAGTTTGGCTACAATGCAGAAACACAGAAGCTGTTGTGCAAGAATGGAGAGACACTACTGGGCGCCATCAACTTCTTTGTGTCCAGCATTAACACACTGGTAAACAAGACAATGGAAGACACACTAATGACCATCAAGTTGTATGAGAATGCCAG GCTGGAGTTTGATGCATACAGGGCAGATCTAGAGGAGCTTAACTTGGGCCCACGGGATGCTGTTACCATAGCTCGTATCGAAGCTGCTCAGCAGCAGTATCAGATCCACAAGGACAAATATGAACGTCTCCGGAGTGATGTCACAATCAAGATCAAGTTCCTGGATGAAAATAAG GTCAAAGTGATGCACAAACAGCTTCTTCTGTTCCATAATGCCATCTCTGCCTATTTTGCTGGAAACCAGCAGCAGCTGGAACAGACCCTCAAGCAGTTCAACATTAAACTCAAACCACCAGGGGCCGACAAGCCCTCCTGGCTGGAAGAACAGTGA
- the arfip2b gene encoding arfaptin-2b isoform X7, translating into MVSGPNLNETSIVSGGYGGTTEGIIPTSSIKGPAIRLNTNFVGNRRIPNEGQGSNMHLTNSSSSITADEATRGVAVEKFDIVKKWGLNTYKCTKQMISERFGRGSRTVDLELEAQIEVLRETKRKYENVLRLARDLTNHFYSMVQTQHALGDTFADLSQKSPELRDEFGYNAETQKLLCKNGETLLGAINFFVSSINTLVNKTMEDTLMTIKLYENARLEFDAYRADLEELNLGPRDAVTIARIEAAQQQYQIHKDKYERLRSDVTIKIKFLDENKVKVMHKQLLLFHNAISAYFAGNQQQLEQTLKQFNIKLKPPGADKPSWLEEQ; encoded by the exons ATGGTGTCTGGGCCCAACCTTAATGAGACCAGCATTGTATCAGGTGGTTATGGAGGCACAACAGAGGGCATCATTCCAACCAGCTCCATCAAAG GCCCTGCCATCCGTCTTAACACAAACTTTGTGGGCAACAGACGCATTCCAAACGAAGGACAAG GTTCCAACATGCACCTTACCAATAGCAGTTCATCCATCACAGCAGATGAGGCCACGAGAGGAGTTGCTGTGGAGAAGTTTGACATTGTAAAGAAGTGGGGCCTGAACACTTACAAG TGCACCAAACAGATGATCTCTGAGAGGTTTGGCCGCGGCTCGCGTACGGTAGATCTGGAGCTGGAGGCTCAGATTGAGGTTTTGCGGGAAACCAAACGAAAGTACGAGAATGTGCTACGTTTAGCGCGAGACCTAACCAACCACTTTTACAGCATGGTGCAGACGCAGCACGCCCTCGGTGACACTTTTGCAGACCTCAGTCAGAAGTCTCCAGAACTTCGG GATGAGTTTGGCTACAATGCAGAAACACAGAAGCTGTTGTGCAAGAATGGAGAGACACTACTGGGCGCCATCAACTTCTTTGTGTCCAGCATTAACACACTGGTAAACAAGACAATGGAAGACACACTAATGACCATCAAGTTGTATGAGAATGCCAG GCTGGAGTTTGATGCATACAGGGCAGATCTAGAGGAGCTTAACTTGGGCCCACGGGATGCTGTTACCATAGCTCGTATCGAAGCTGCTCAGCAGCAGTATCAGATCCACAAGGACAAATATGAACGTCTCCGGAGTGATGTCACAATCAAGATCAAGTTCCTGGATGAAAATAAG GTCAAAGTGATGCACAAACAGCTTCTTCTGTTCCATAATGCCATCTCTGCCTATTTTGCTGGAAACCAGCAGCAGCTGGAACAGACCCTCAAGCAGTTCAACATTAAACTCAAACCACCAGGGGCCGACAAGCCCTCCTGGCTGGAAGAACAGTGA